The DNA sequence CGCAAAAAAGAGACCGCGCCTACGGCTTCGCTTCTGCACCGGGAACTAGATATCGTTCTGCGGGTCGTCCGGGACCTATTCACCAAAGAGGTTGACTGCCTGATTGTTGATGATTTCGAGACGCATGCTAAAATAATTCAATTTGTCGAATCATTCCAACCTTTGATGAAGTTCAATGTAGAACTTTACCAGAGTAGGGAGCCTCTTTTTGAACACTACGACATTGAAATTGAACTGCAGCGAGCCTTGGGCAAGAAAGTCTGGCTCAAGTCCGGCGGCTATATCATTATTGAGCCCACTGAGGCCTTGGTCGTTATCGATGTCAATACCGGTCGTTATGTGGGAAAACATAACCTCGAAGAAACCATTTTGAAAACCAATCTGGAGGCGGTTAAAGAGATTGCTTATCAACTGCGTCTGCGAAATATCGGCGGATTGATTGTCATTGACTTCATCGATATGGAAAAAGAGGCAAACCGAGAGAAAGTATATAACGTCCTGAAAGAGGCACTTAAAAAAGACCGGGCCAAAACCAGCGTTCTGAAGATGTCAGAACTTGGTCTGGTGGAAATGACCCGACAGCGGTCACGCCAGAGTCTGCACCACATGCTGACCGAGCCGTGTCCCTACTGCGATCAGAAGGGCTTTATCCGCTCACGTCTGACGGTAGCCTTCGATATGTTGCGAGAATTGACCACCATGATAGGTTCCTTAGATAGTCAGCAGGTTACCCTCGAGGCCCATCCGGAGGTGGCCGGTGTGCTCATGGATCTTGGCGGTGCTACCATTGAAAGCCTGGAAGGCGAATACCATAAAAAGATTGTTATCCGGAGTAACCCGCATTTTCACCAGGAAAAGTACGAAATCAGCATCTAGAACATATTCACGCTTAGCTCTAACCGCCGGATCATGATAATATAATCGGATATTTTGGTCTGCATCCACCAAGCAAAAAAGGAAGAATATTGTGCACCCCATCATTCTCGGCACCGCCGGGCACATTGATCACGGCAAAACTTCTCTCATCAAGGCTCTGACCGGCGTTGATACTGATCGTCTGAAAGAAGAGAAGCTTCGGGGCATAACCATAGAGTTGGGTTTTGCCTCCCTTACCCTGCCCAATGGCCAGCGTTTGGGAATAGTCGATGTACCGGGACATGAGCGGTTTGTGCGACATATGTTGGCGGGAGCTACCGGCATGGACCTAGTGGCCCTCATCATTGCCGCTGACGAAGGGGTCATGCCACAGACCCGGGAGCATCTGGAAATCTGCCAGCTCCTAAAGGTGAAGCGCGGCCTGGTGGTCTTGACCAAGATTGATCTGGTAGAGGAAGAATGGCTGGAGTTGGTAGAGGAAGATGTCCGAAATTTCCTGTCTAATACCTTCTTGGAGGGTGCTCCCATCATCCGTTTCTCAGCGGTGAGTGGGCAAGGCACCTCAGAATTGCTCCAGACCCTGATGGCTCTCGGTGCTGTTGTGCCTCCCAAACCGGTCAGCGGTATTTTTCGACTTCCTATCGACCGGGTCTTCACCATCAAAGGTTTCGGCACCGTAGTTACCGGTACTGCCATATCCGGACAGCTGCGGGTAAGCGATCTGGTGACGATCTATCCGCCGCAGTACAAAGCCAAGGTCCGCAATATCCAGGTTCATGATGAGTATGTGGAAGAAACCCTGGCAGGATTCCGTACCGCAATAAATCTGCAGGGGATTGACAAGTTCGAGCTGGAGCGGGGCATGGTGGCAGCAACTCCGGATTCCCTGCGATGCAGCTTACGTTTGGATGCCCGTCTCGAGATTTTGCCCAGCACCCCCCGCCCGCTCAAAAATCGGCGGGAAGTAAGACTCCACACCGGCGCCAGCGAACAGTTGGCCACTGTAATCCTGCTCTCCCAAGAAGAATTAGCCCCGGGAGAGAGTGGACTGGTGCAATTCCGTCTGAGTAAACCTCTGGCCCTAAAACCTTTTGACCGCTTTGTGATCCGGGAGGTGTCTCCGGTCATCACCGTCGGCGGCGGTCATGTTATCCACATCAACCCACCAGTACACCGGCGTCTTCAGAAAGACATTATCAAGAAATTAGAATTGCTTGAGAGCTGTCCGGAAGCGGAAAGGATTGCCTCTCATCTTGAGGAGTCGGCAGCAGCCGGACTTTCCCGTCAAGAACTCGTGCAATTGCTCACTCTTTCCGCTGCCGAACTCACCCCAATTTTGGAGCAGTTGCAGAAAGACGGACGGATCATCGCCTACGATACCGAAAACAACCGCTATGCCCTTAAAACAGTAGTTGCAGCTCTACAGTCCCAGGCAGTCCAACGGCTGCAAAAATTTCACCAGACTCAGCCCCTGAAGCTGGGCCTTTCTAAAGAAGAATTGCGCCGCCGCCTGCCAGAGAATCTGGAGGTACGCCTTTTCAATTATTTACTGGTAGACCTCGAACAACAGAAGCAGGTAGCAGTCGAGAAGGAACTGGTCCGGCTGGCCGGCCATCAGGTGGTGTTAGCTGGAGAGCAGGAGGAATTGGCCAATCGATTGGAAGTCCTGTATGAAAAAAGCGGGCTGACTCCCCCGACCTTGAAAGAGGCCGGGACAGCGGTGCAGGCCAGAGGCAGCCAACTCAATGAGATCATTAAATTACTGACCGGCAAGGGCCTGTTGGTCAAGGTGAAAGAGGACCTTTTCTTCCATCAGAGTGTCATAGCTGCCTTAAAAACCAAACTGGTGCACTACTTAAAGGAGCACCAGGAGATTTCAGTGCCGCAGTTTAAGGACCTGACTCAAACCAGCCGCAAATTCAGTATTCCGCTTATGGAATACTTCGATGCCGCCCGCGTTACGGTCAGGGTCGGTGAGAATCGCCGTCTGCGGTGATTGCCATGGCATCCTAATTCAAAAAACAACACCAATTCCATAAGCCGAACTTTTATCTCGCAGGCGGGTCAGGTTGCCCTACTGACGGGAATATTTTTCTTTAATCTCAGGCAGCATTTGCTTGATCGCGGAGATCCGCTGCTCATCGGTGGGGTGGGTGGACAAAAAAGCTGGCGGCTTGGCCTTGCCTTTACTATCATCCATCATCCTCTGCCAGAAACCCAAGGCCGCCTCGGGGTCGTAACCCGCCTTGGCCATCAGGATCAGACCGACCTGGTCCGCCTCGTATTCCTGTTTACGGCTATACGGCAAGATAACGCCAACATTGGCGCCTAAACCATAAGCTTGCATCGCGGCCTGGGAGACATAGGCGCTCTGTCCCGCCAGGGCGGCGCTCAGTCCGACGCCTCCGATTTGCGCCAGCATGCCCTGACTCATACGTTCACCGGCATGCCGCAGAATAGCGTGGGCCGCTTCGTGGGAGATAACCGTCGCCAGACCGGCATCATCCTTGGTATATTTGAATATGCCGGTAAATATGCCCACTTTACCACCCGGCAGACAAAAGGCGTTGGCCATTTTGTCATCCTTGAAGACGACGAATTCCCAACGAAAATCCGGCCGGTTAGCAGCCTCGGCAATCCGCTGGCCAACCCGGTTTACCAACTCATTGCTCTGCGGATCTTTGGCAACGGGATATTGTCGCCGGATCTGGGAAAATGCCTGAAAACCCAGGTTGCTTTCCTGGCTCTCCGATGTAAGCATGAGCTGACGTCGGCCTGTATAAGGAGCTGTAGCGCAGGCTGCGGTCATTAGACAGACCAGCACCAGATACCATGACCAGAACCTGAGGAGATCGTTCTTTTCCATTTCCCCTATAAAATAAAATCATCTCTGATAAATGTCAACAGGACGAAGAACCTCTGATTCACAATTAATCAATTCGCCCTACTTCAGATATCTGAGAGAATAGATCAAGGAATGGTGGGCGATGTCCCCCCTACAGCACTACAACACCGACAAATCCATCCGTAGGGACAAATCTTGTATCCGCCCCATGTATCTGAGGTGTTATATTAAGAGATTATGTTGCCTCACCAAGTTCGACCTGCACCGCTCGTGACCTCCCCCCGTTTGAACGGCATCTTTTCATCCCCCTATCAACCCTGCTTTCCAAAGACAGTACCCTCTACTTAATCTAAGTTTCTTGAAAATCCTTATCATTCGAATAAATTTATGTTAATAACAAATGAGTGCCTCAGTAGCCTTTTTGGGGGGGCATGGTTTGCGGGATAATTGAGGGTGACCTAGCAACATCGGGTGCTCTCAGCGGCCTGGAGGAGATTTCTGGGAAACTTAAACTCACAACCTGGGAGACTATCGATGCATGATAAGGCTCAAGCTCTGCGTCGTCTGCTGGCTCGCCCTGGCATCATACAGGTTGCCGGGGCGCATAATGGATTGGGGGCCCGTCTCGTAGAGGAGGCCGGCTTTGATGCGGTCTGGGCCAGTGGCCTGGAAATTTCGGCTGCCAATGCGGTTCCCGATGCCAATATACTGACTATGACAGACTACCAGGAAGCGGCCGCCAATATCAACGAGGCTACCGATCTGCCGGTAATCGCCGACTGTGATACCGGCTACGGAAACTATGGCAATGTCATCCGGTTAATAAAAAAATATGAAGCCTTGGGGATCGCAGCCGTCTGTATTGAGGATAAGTGCTTTCCAAAGGTCAACAGTTATATTCCGGGCCGCCAGGAACTGGCACCCCTACCGGAGTTTGTCGGCAAGATTATGGCTGCTAAAGATGCTCAGATATCAGCGGCATTCATGGTCATTGCCCGGGTGGAAGCATTGATCGCCGGCTGGGGGTTGGAAGAGGCCTGGCGGCGGGCCGAAGCTTATGCCGCAGCCGGGGCTGATGCCATCCTGATCCATTCCAAAGCAAAAACCCCTGATGAAATCCAGGCCTTTATTCGGGGTTGGCGGCGGGCCGAACCTCTGGTAGTGGTACCCACCAGTTACTCTCAGGTAACGGTGGAAGAATTGGCAGCCTGGGGAGTCAAAATTGTCATCTATGCCAATGCCGGTCTGCGGGCGGCGGTGCGGGCGATGAGTCAAGTTCTGCGGAAGCTTCGGCAGGCCGGTTCCCTGGCTGCAGTGGAAGCCGATATCACCCCGATGAGCACCATCTTCGAACTCCAGGATATGCCCCGCCTGCGAGCTGCAGAGAAAAAATACTCATGCCGGCCTTATGATGATTATACAGTGATTATCCCGGCGGCAGGGCGGCCCCAAGGTGGAGATAGGCTCTCGCTTCTGTTGACCGATCAGCCCGCAGCGATGTTGCCTCTAAAAGGCAAACCGTTATTGCAACATAATGTCGAAACCCTCAGGCGCCTGGGATTAGACCGGATACTGGTGATCACCGGCTATAAGGCCGAGGCCATCGATATTACTGGCATTAAGACAGTTTTTAATCCGGATTTCGCCGCTTGTCATATCCTCCATTCCATTATGCAGGCCGGGAGTCATTTCAATCGGCAGACCCTGCTCATATACGCTGATATTCTGTTCGAACCCTTCATTATCCAGAAACTCCTGGATTGCCGAGCAGATATTGTCCTGGTGGTGGACAATTCTTTCAGATACGGATATAATCCCAATAAGAATTTAGATCTGGTAGTGGCCCGGGAAAAACCCCTCCCCCGAAAGCGGCGGTTTCTGGAGCGGACCGACAACCTGGCAATGCGTATCGGTCACGATACTATCAGTGATGCAGAAGCTGACTATGAATTCATTGGCATCGTCAAAAGTTCGGCAGCCGGGACTAAGGCCTTAAAAGAGATCTACGACGACTGTCGCCAGAAATATCAACACCGGCCTTTTCACGAAGCCGCCACCTTTTATCAGGCCTCTTTTACCGACCTGCTGCAAGAGGTCATTGACCGCGGCCTGCCGGTAAAACTCCTCGAGGTCAACTCGGGTTGGATGGAAATACAGACCTTCGAGGATTATCAACGGGCCTTGTCTCTCTTTAACCTGCCTGGGCAGGGAATCACCGCACACGATGAAAGTGAGGTACCCCCTCTTGCGCTGCAGGCCCTGAACCTCTCCTGACATTGGCATTTAGAGAGAAGATTGGTTAAGGCGATGGTCGATGCCATTGAACTTATTGAATTTTTTGATAATTTAGGTTTTGGCCCTTACACCGGAGTCCCCTGCTCGCTGCTTAATCCCCTGATCAGCTACCTGGAACGGGATTCGAACCGACTATACGTTGCTGCGGCCAGCGAAGGGGAGGCCATGGGAATAGCAGCGGGCTGGAACCTGGCCGGACGCCAGCCGGTTATCCTGATGCAGAACTCCGGTTTTGGGAATGCAGTCAATCCCTTGACCTCTTTGCAATTGATCTACCATTTCCCCTGCCTGCTGGTCATTTCCTGGCGGGGAGAACCTGGGCGGCCGGATGCGGTGCAACACCGGATTATGGGTCTAAAAATGCCGGGGCTGCTGGCCCTCCTGGGTCTTTCCTATACTGTGCTGACGGGCGACTGGGAGGTTGACCGGGAAAAACTGCAATGGCTGCAGGGGCAGATGACGGTCTTAAATCAACCGGCAGCGCTTATCGTTCCGAGAGGCACAATCGCTCCGGTAACTAAGTATATTCAACAACCCCAGCGGTCTCTGAAGCGCCAGGAGGCCATTGCTATCATCTGTCAGACCCTGCGGGGTGATGAACTCTTGATCTCTACAACCGGCAAAATCTCCCGGGAATTGTATAACACTAAAGATGCCGGGAACAATTTTTATATGGTGGGATCTATGGGATGTGCCAGCGCCATTGGCCTGGGTCTAGCCCTGGCCCAGCCGCAGCGGCGTGTGGTGGTCCTGGACGGCGACGGCGCCTGTCTGATGAAAATGGGCAACCTTAGCACCATCGGCCATTATCGCCCGGCCAATCTGATCCACTTAGTACTGGATAACGAGGCCTATGATTCCACCGGCGGCCAGGCCAGCAACTCCGCAACCGCCTCCCTAAGTGGGGTGGCGAAGGAGGCAGGCTACCGGACAGCCCAGCAGGTGAGCGACCCCGAGGCACTGACCGAACGGTTGCAGACCATCTTAGGCCAGCCGGGGCCGCATTTCCTTTTAATAAAAGTGGCAACCGGGGCCGCAGTAGATCTGCCGCGACCGTCTCTAACCCCTCCGGAGATGAAGGACCGGTTTCAGACCGTCCTCAAGACTTATCCCAGGATCTGACCGTGATTGCCGTCATTTTAAGCGCTGGCGTCGGCCGCCGGTTGGCGCCGCTAACTGAGAGCATCCCTAAAGCCCTGATTGAGGTCGGCGGTCGCCCCCTCATCTGGCATACTCTGGTAGCCCTACGTTATTTCGGTGTCTCCGAGGTGGTGTTGGTCGTCGGACATCGGCGGGAACTGCTGCAAAAGCAACTCCGCTCCGGCTTCTCGGGAATCACCCTCCACTGGGTGGAAAACGAACACTACGCCCAAACCGGCAGCCTCTACTCCCTCTGGCTGAGTCGGGGCTATCTTGGAGGACCATTTCTCTTTATGGATGCCGACCTGTTATTTAACCCCTTCATTCTGGCCGGTCTGCCCGAATGGACTGAAAGAAGCCGCCTCCTGGTAGGCCCGCTCGACCACGACAGCGGCGAAGAAGTCAAAGTGTACCAGGAGCAGGGTTTGGCGGTGGCTATCGGCAAGAATGTTCGCGTTCAGGCACCTCTGGCCGGCGAGGCACTAGGCATCATCAGCGTCGCCGCTGCAGACGCACCCCTGGCGATCAGCCTGATGGATGCCTTAATCAGAATGGCACCGCAGACCGAACACGAGGAGTTGTCCCAGGCCCTTTGTCAACACCGGCGCCTCTGGGTAGAGGATATCGGCCACCAGGCATGGCTGGAAATCGATTTTCTGGAAGATGTCTCTCGGGCTCGGCAAGAGGTTTGGCCTGCCATTCAACAACAGGTGGCTGCCGTCGGTCGCCAGGATATTTTTGCGGATAGCTAGGAGAGAGAATGACAAGAGAGAGGAGACAGTATCACGTTGCAATTACCGCCGCGTAAAGTATTGTTGAACCCCGGACCGGCAACAACTACCGATACCGTCAAAACCGCCCTGGTGGTGGCCGATATCTGCCCGCGTGAAACTGAATTTGCCGAGGTTATGCGGCAAGTCCGACACGATCTGGTAAAGATTGCCGGGGGAAGCCCTGAAAGTCACACGGCGGTGCTTTTTACCGGTTCGGGCACTGCGGTGATGGATGCGGTGCTCAATTCGGTGGTGCCATCCGGCAGGGCTGTAATTGTTATTAACAACGGTGCTTATGGGGAACGTCTGGCGGCCATCGTCCGATGTTACCGATTGCCGCTATTGGAATTGCGCTATCCTTGGGGCGAATGGCCTGATTTGGCCCAGGTGGAAGCTACCATGAAAGCCCATCCGGAGGCCTCGCATCTGGCTCTGGTACATCATGAGACCAGTACCGGGTTATTAAATCCACTCTCGGAGGTGGCTGCTTTGGCCCGCCGTCACGGCGTCGGACTGATCGTCGATGCCATCTCCAGTCTGGGCGGACTACCGCTTGATGTACGGCAGGAGAATATTGATTTTCTCCTATCGACGTCAAATAAGTGTCTACAGGGAATGCCAGGATTGTCTTTCGCCATCTGCCGACGGCAGGCTCTGGAAGAGATTCGGGAAGTGCCGCGGCGAACCTTCTACCTCAACCTCTATCAGCAGTACCAACATTTTGCGGCCAATGGCCAGATGCAGTTCACCCCGCCGGTACAGGTAATCTACGCCCTGTCCCAGGCCATCAGGGAATATTTTGCCGAAGGCGCGGCCAATCGTTTTGAGCGCTACCGCCGCAACTGGCAGACGTTGTTTGCAGGCCTCAAACAATTAGGATTCCAAACCCTGCTGCCTCTTGAGCGTCAATCACCTCTATTGACCACAGTGCTGGAGCCTGATGACCCCAACTACAGTTTTGACAAGATCCACGATGCCTGCTACCGGAGAGGTTTTACTATTTATCCCGGCAAATTGCAGGCAGAGCGGACGTTCCGGGTGGCTAACCTCGGGGCGATTGATTATCACGATATACAGGCCTTTTTAAGAGCCTTGGAGGAGGTCTTGGGCGAATTTCAGGTCAAGATACCGGTGATCTACCACTAATGACGATCGCCGCTTGTATCAGCGTTCCGACGGAGGGATTTGCCGCTGACCTTTTTGGGATGGTGGCCGGACTGCCCCTATGGCAAAGGCAGCTTCTGATGCTTTCTCGCACCGGGGCGACGCCTATTGCTATCCTGGAACAACCGGACAGGAAGGAGAAGCTGCGGCGGGAGTTGGCAGCGGTGCAGAAATTGCCGCCAGTCAGGATCATCTCCGATCCTCGGGAGTTGGCGCATACATCGCTTAACCACGAAGTGGAAGGTTGCCTGTACCTGCCGCTTAATCTTTTGATCGAGCCCGAGCGGCTGGCTGCCTTTGCTGCCCAGGACCTGCCGCAGGGACAGGTTGCGGTCGGAATAGTTTCGATGAGCCATGCGACGGGCGCGGATACAGGTAAGTTAGAAAATCGGTCACCGGTACTATTATCCGGCGATCGGGTGGTGTCCTGGGGAGAGAGAGAGTCGGCAACGACCGAACAGGCGTCCCGCCTGCTGCTCTTTTCAACCTCCGCTTGGCAGGAGTGGCGAAATAGCGGCCATGATCTTGACTTATTTCTGACCCGCTTAGCGCGTCAGGACCGGCTCCGGGGGATAGAGTTGCATAGCGGTGAGGTTTTTTTCATCCGGCAACAGCAGGATCTTGAGTCGGCTACAAATTGGCTGATTAGCCGGGAAGAAAGTTCACCGGTTGGAGAAGGAATACTCGAGAATTCCTGGAATCGCGCCTTGGCGCGGCGGCTTCTGCCCTGGATACTTCGACAACAGATTGCCCCGAATCAAATCACCCTGACCGCCTTCCTGTTCGGTCTATTGGCCGCCTGGGCTTTTGCTCAAGGTTCCCATGGTTGGTCCGTGGCTGCGGGCCTGTTGTTGCCTCTGCTCCTGGTATTGGATTGCTTGGATGGGGCCGTAGCTCGATTGAAATTTAAAGAGTCCCGTCTGGGCGCCTGGCTGGATCGGCAGGGTGATAGCCTGCTTAATCTGCTATTGTTTTGGGGGATAGCCCGCGGGTGCTATCTAGCTTCCTCCCATCCCGTTTTTCTGGTTGCGGGAGTTCTTTTAACTTTCGGTTATCTGAGCTGTTGGTGGCTATTGGACATGCCAGGGGTTGTTGCCCTGCCAACTGCCCAGGCTCCTGAAAGCTGGAAAGAAAAAATCCTGGCGGAGCTGTCAAGTCGGGACTTCTTTTATCTGATCTTATTATTAGCCTGTTTGAATCGATTAGAATGGCTGATTGTCGGCAGTGCGGTGGGAACCAACATTTTTGCAATAGTTCTCCTTAGGCAGAAATATTATGACCAAGGCTAAGATACTCTTAGTAGTTATCGCATCCCTATTTCTATTCTGGATGCTCAGATCGGTTGGCTGGGAGGCAATCCTACAGCATCTCAGAATGGTCGGCTGGTATTGGCCGCTGATTCTCCTGCCCTACCTGCTGGTGAACCTTTTGGATTCCATGTCCTGGTATTTCAGCTTTGGAAGTCCACCGACCGGTTTGACGATCCGATACCTGTTCTTCAATCGGTTGGCCGGTGAAGCCATTAATATCCTGACCCCGATGGCCAGTTTAGGGGGTGAACCGGTCAAGGCCATGTTATTACAGAAAAAGGGAGTTTCCTTGACCAACTCCACCGCCTCTTTGGTCATCAGCAAGGGAATTATGGCGTTGTCGATGGTGCTGTATATCCTTTTAGGGCTGGCGCTGGCGCCGTTTCTCTTTCACCTGTCATCGGCGTGGCTGTGGGGGCTGTTGGCGGCTGCCTTAGTGCTGGGTGGCGGGGCGTTGGGATTTGTCCTGTTGCAGAGATATGGATTATGCCAGCTCGGCCTGGCAGTACTGGAAAGATGCCGTTTCCTGCCTGGCCGCTTGAAAGAAAAAGAAGAGGCCATCTGTCGTCTGGACGCCCAAATGTCGACTTTTTACCGGCAACATGGGAGGAAATTTTTTCTGGCCTTGGGGCTGTACTTCCTCAGTTGGCTAATCCACGGCCTGGAAGTATATATTATCTTTTACCTCTTAGGACATCCCATCGGATTGGTGACCGCTCTCTGCCTGGACGCCCTGGCCACCCTGATCGGCGGTCTGGCCTTTTTTATTCCGGGGAATCTGGCGGTACAGGATGGCGGCATTATCCTGTTGACCATCGGATTGCACTTAGGTTCGCTGCTTGGCGCTGCCTGTAGTGTGATCCGGCGCCTGCGAGAGGGTTTTTGGCTGGCCGTCGGGCTCGTGGCGCTGGCCTACGACCGCTAAAAACAGGACGTGCAGCAGTTTCCTTCAGACCTGAGAACGAAAAGACGATTACTGGCGAGGTGGAAAGATAGTCGACATTGATTGACCGCTTAACCTCTGCTTGCAATACGACGATGGTTGCCTTATAGTTAAATATAAGATTGATTATAATGCCATTACGCGACTATCGATCAGCAGGTACAGCAATAAGGAGATGAAAAGAACATGCCCATTTTTGAATTCCATTGCAATGACTGTGGCCAAGATTTTGAGAAATTAGTTTTTGGGAGCGGCGAAGTTGTAGAGTGTCCGGCCTGTCATCAGACTAATTGTGAAAAGTTGATGAGTGCTTGCAATGCTAAGGTCGGCTTCAAGCTCACGTCCACTTCTTCCGGAGGCAAAGGAGCTTCCTGTACCGGCTGCACTGCGACCAGTTGCAGCACCTGCCATTA is a window from the Desulfobacca acetoxidans DSM 11109 genome containing:
- a CDS encoding Rne/Rng family ribonuclease — translated: MASELIINVSPFESRVALIENGNVVELYIERDSASSLIGNIYKGRVIKVLPGMGAAFVDIGLERSAFLYVADVVDHYDDFYAEWHKDDRNGNQVSLAPHFTETQTIPIEDMLQEGQEVLVQVAKPPLCGKGARLTSHITLPGRHLVLMPTVNHVGVSRRIADEAERARLKDALLAIKPPDCGLIARTASEGVEGDKLRSEIEFLLQIWNNILRKKETAPTASLLHRELDIVLRVVRDLFTKEVDCLIVDDFETHAKIIQFVESFQPLMKFNVELYQSREPLFEHYDIEIELQRALGKKVWLKSGGYIIIEPTEALVVIDVNTGRYVGKHNLEETILKTNLEAVKEIAYQLRLRNIGGLIVIDFIDMEKEANREKVYNVLKEALKKDRAKTSVLKMSELGLVEMTRQRSRQSLHHMLTEPCPYCDQKGFIRSRLTVAFDMLRELTTMIGSLDSQQVTLEAHPEVAGVLMDLGGATIESLEGEYHKKIVIRSNPHFHQEKYEISI
- the selB gene encoding selenocysteine-specific translation elongation factor, yielding MHPIILGTAGHIDHGKTSLIKALTGVDTDRLKEEKLRGITIELGFASLTLPNGQRLGIVDVPGHERFVRHMLAGATGMDLVALIIAADEGVMPQTREHLEICQLLKVKRGLVVLTKIDLVEEEWLELVEEDVRNFLSNTFLEGAPIIRFSAVSGQGTSELLQTLMALGAVVPPKPVSGIFRLPIDRVFTIKGFGTVVTGTAISGQLRVSDLVTIYPPQYKAKVRNIQVHDEYVEETLAGFRTAINLQGIDKFELERGMVAATPDSLRCSLRLDARLEILPSTPRPLKNRREVRLHTGASEQLATVILLSQEELAPGESGLVQFRLSKPLALKPFDRFVIREVSPVITVGGGHVIHINPPVHRRLQKDIIKKLELLESCPEAERIASHLEESAAAGLSRQELVQLLTLSAAELTPILEQLQKDGRIIAYDTENNRYALKTVVAALQSQAVQRLQKFHQTQPLKLGLSKEELRRRLPENLEVRLFNYLLVDLEQQKQVAVEKELVRLAGHQVVLAGEQEELANRLEVLYEKSGLTPPTLKEAGTAVQARGSQLNEIIKLLTGKGLLVKVKEDLFFHQSVIAALKTKLVHYLKEHQEISVPQFKDLTQTSRKFSIPLMEYFDAARVTVRVGENRRLR
- a CDS encoding M48 family metallopeptidase yields the protein MEKNDLLRFWSWYLVLVCLMTAACATAPYTGRRQLMLTSESQESNLGFQAFSQIRRQYPVAKDPQSNELVNRVGQRIAEAANRPDFRWEFVVFKDDKMANAFCLPGGKVGIFTGIFKYTKDDAGLATVISHEAAHAILRHAGERMSQGMLAQIGGVGLSAALAGQSAYVSQAAMQAYGLGANVGVILPYSRKQEYEADQVGLILMAKAGYDPEAALGFWQRMMDDSKGKAKPPAFLSTHPTDEQRISAIKQMLPEIKEKYSRQ
- a CDS encoding isocitrate lyase/phosphoenolpyruvate mutase family protein, producing MHDKAQALRRLLARPGIIQVAGAHNGLGARLVEEAGFDAVWASGLEISAANAVPDANILTMTDYQEAAANINEATDLPVIADCDTGYGNYGNVIRLIKKYEALGIAAVCIEDKCFPKVNSYIPGRQELAPLPEFVGKIMAAKDAQISAAFMVIARVEALIAGWGLEEAWRRAEAYAAAGADAILIHSKAKTPDEIQAFIRGWRRAEPLVVVPTSYSQVTVEELAAWGVKIVIYANAGLRAAVRAMSQVLRKLRQAGSLAAVEADITPMSTIFELQDMPRLRAAEKKYSCRPYDDYTVIIPAAGRPQGGDRLSLLLTDQPAAMLPLKGKPLLQHNVETLRRLGLDRILVITGYKAEAIDITGIKTVFNPDFAACHILHSIMQAGSHFNRQTLLIYADILFEPFIIQKLLDCRADIVLVVDNSFRYGYNPNKNLDLVVAREKPLPRKRRFLERTDNLAMRIGHDTISDAEADYEFIGIVKSSAAGTKALKEIYDDCRQKYQHRPFHEAATFYQASFTDLLQEVIDRGLPVKLLEVNSGWMEIQTFEDYQRALSLFNLPGQGITAHDESEVPPLALQALNLS
- the aepY gene encoding phosphonopyruvate decarboxylase; this translates as MVDAIELIEFFDNLGFGPYTGVPCSLLNPLISYLERDSNRLYVAAASEGEAMGIAAGWNLAGRQPVILMQNSGFGNAVNPLTSLQLIYHFPCLLVISWRGEPGRPDAVQHRIMGLKMPGLLALLGLSYTVLTGDWEVDREKLQWLQGQMTVLNQPAALIVPRGTIAPVTKYIQQPQRSLKRQEAIAIICQTLRGDELLISTTGKISRELYNTKDAGNNFYMVGSMGCASAIGLGLALAQPQRRVVVLDGDGACLMKMGNLSTIGHYRPANLIHLVLDNEAYDSTGGQASNSATASLSGVAKEAGYRTAQQVSDPEALTERLQTILGQPGPHFLLIKVATGAAVDLPRPSLTPPEMKDRFQTVLKTYPRI
- a CDS encoding phosphocholine cytidylyltransferase family protein, translated to MIAVILSAGVGRRLAPLTESIPKALIEVGGRPLIWHTLVALRYFGVSEVVLVVGHRRELLQKQLRSGFSGITLHWVENEHYAQTGSLYSLWLSRGYLGGPFLFMDADLLFNPFILAGLPEWTERSRLLVGPLDHDSGEEVKVYQEQGLAVAIGKNVRVQAPLAGEALGIISVAAADAPLAISLMDALIRMAPQTEHEELSQALCQHRRLWVEDIGHQAWLEIDFLEDVSRARQEVWPAIQQQVAAVGRQDIFADS
- a CDS encoding 2-aminoethylphosphonate aminotransferase, with translation MQLPPRKVLLNPGPATTTDTVKTALVVADICPRETEFAEVMRQVRHDLVKIAGGSPESHTAVLFTGSGTAVMDAVLNSVVPSGRAVIVINNGAYGERLAAIVRCYRLPLLELRYPWGEWPDLAQVEATMKAHPEASHLALVHHETSTGLLNPLSEVAALARRHGVGLIVDAISSLGGLPLDVRQENIDFLLSTSNKCLQGMPGLSFAICRRQALEEIREVPRRTFYLNLYQQYQHFAANGQMQFTPPVQVIYALSQAIREYFAEGAANRFERYRRNWQTLFAGLKQLGFQTLLPLERQSPLLTTVLEPDDPNYSFDKIHDACYRRGFTIYPGKLQAERTFRVANLGAIDYHDIQAFLRALEEVLGEFQVKIPVIYH
- a CDS encoding CDP-alcohol phosphatidyltransferase family protein → MTIAACISVPTEGFAADLFGMVAGLPLWQRQLLMLSRTGATPIAILEQPDRKEKLRRELAAVQKLPPVRIISDPRELAHTSLNHEVEGCLYLPLNLLIEPERLAAFAAQDLPQGQVAVGIVSMSHATGADTGKLENRSPVLLSGDRVVSWGERESATTEQASRLLLFSTSAWQEWRNSGHDLDLFLTRLARQDRLRGIELHSGEVFFIRQQQDLESATNWLISREESSPVGEGILENSWNRALARRLLPWILRQQIAPNQITLTAFLFGLLAAWAFAQGSHGWSVAAGLLLPLLLVLDCLDGAVARLKFKESRLGAWLDRQGDSLLNLLLFWGIARGCYLASSHPVFLVAGVLLTFGYLSCWWLLDMPGVVALPTAQAPESWKEKILAELSSRDFFYLILLLACLNRLEWLIVGSAVGTNIFAIVLLRQKYYDQG